In Actinopolyspora saharensis, the genomic window GTTCCCGGCGGAGCGCCCGAGCGAGTCGTCCCGCGAACGGGCGTTCAGTCGGCGTCCCTGGACTCGAAGTCGATCGTGGTGTCGTCGTAGACGACGTCGGCCACGGGGATCGTCGAGGAGGTGTCCACCTCCGCCTCGGAGTGCGCCCCGCAGCCGAACTCGACGTGCACCACCCGCCCGTCCGCGGGTGAGACCGAGTTGGCGCACACGCCGAAAGCCGCCCGCATCGAGCCGGACAGCGGCAGGAGGAAACCGCAGCTCCCGCACGGCCCCGGAGCGAGCCGGGCGGTCTCGGAGTCGGGGCCGAACTCGCCCTGCTGCCACCGCTCGGCCGCCTCCAGGCGCCCCTGCCTGCTGAGCACCCGTTTCCTGCCGCCGTCCACCTCGTAGGCGAACTCGGACGCGGAGTCGTCGCCGGGCAGCGTTCCCGGGGCCAGCCGGGGGTCGTCCTGCCCGCTCGGCAGCAGGTCCCCAGCCCCCAGATCACCCGGGCGGATTCGCTCGCTCCACGGGACCCAATCGGGTGCGACGAGGGCCTGCGACCCGGGCAGCAGGACCACCTCGCTGACCGTCACCGGATATCCCTCACCGGGAGAAGCCACGGTTACCGCCCAGCGCCACCCGACGTAACCGTGGTAGGTCGTCTCGAAGTAGTGCGTGGCGGCCGTGTCGGACTCGCGCTCGACACCGACGTGCTCGCCGACAGCCGCCCCCTGCGTCTCCATCGCGAGCACCGGCGAGGCGTTCGGGTCGCTACCGGCGACGGCTTCCTCCTCCGCGGCGGAACGCGCGATGTCCACCGCCTCGGCGAGTCGCGGATCGGGTCGCCGCTCGCCTCCGGCAGCGTTGCTTGGCTCTGACGCCGTCTCGACGTCGCTGATCGGAGCAGGCATAGGCGTCACACTCCCGATTGTGCCGCACGTGTTTCGTGGAGTGGGCGGGCGTGCCACGCTTTCGGGGTGCGAGTTCGGAACTGGTGGGCTCTGTTCGACCGCTTCCGGGGCGGACCGGTCGCTGCCGGTGGAATCCACTTCGGAACGCGACGGCGGAGAAGTACGCGGCTGCTCGTCACCTGCCTCGTACCGCTGGCGATCCTGGGAACCGCCCGATGCGGAACGTCGCAACAACCACAACAGCACGGCGACCGAGGCGGCGATCAGAGCGAACAAGGCTTGTGGCACGGGGGCAGCGTGCCACACCTGCGCGCCGATGTGATCCACGTTCTGCCGCATGATCCGTCCTCGTTCACCCAGGGTCTTGAAACGAACTCGGGAACACTCTACGAAAGCACCGGTAAACGCGGTGAATCGGTTCTGCGCGCCGTGGACTTGACGAGCGGCAAGGAGACCGAACGGGTCGAGCTGCCGAGCCGCTTCTTCGGCGAGGGACTCACCGTGGTCGGGGACCGGATCTGGCAGCTGAGCTGGAAGTCCGGGACGGCCTTCCTGCGCGATCGCGCGACCCTGCGGCAGGAGCGCCGCGCGAGCTACGACGGCGAGGGCTGGGGGCTCTGCTCCTCCGAGGAGCGGCTGGTGATGAGCGACGGCTCCGCCGAGCTGACCTTCCGGGATCCGAACACCTTCGCCGAGCGCGGACGGGTGAAGGTCCGCTTGGGCGGGGAACCGCTCGAGGAGCTCAACGAACTGGAGTGCGTGGACGGCTCGGTCTGGGCCAACGTGTGGCAGACCGACCGGATCGTGCGAATCGACCCCACCTCGGGACGGGTGACCGCCGTGGTGAACGCGAGCGGACTGCTCGACGAGAGCGCCGAGTCCGAAGCGGGAGTGCTCAACGGGATAGCCGCCACCGACGCGGAAGGCGAGTTCCTGCTCACCGGGAAGTACTGGCCGAAGATGTTCCGGGTGCGGTTCGTCCCCGAATGACGGACTCCCCGACGGGGTGAACGTTTCCACGGATCGGGCGAGCCGGAGTTTCGGGACCGGCCACCTCCCGCTCCGGGGCGTGGTCGTAGGCTCAGCACCGTGCGCCGAGGACTCACAGCACTGCTCGCCCTGACCGGAATCCTGCTCACCGGGTGTGGTGCCGCCAAGCAAGACCGACCGCAGGTGACCTTCTACGCGCACGGGGAGTCCGTGCGGGTCGCACCGGTTCGCTACTGCGAGCCGCTCGCGCAGGAGTGCGCCGAACCACGGCCGGACGAGGTGCGCCATCTCACCGTGCCCGCCGACTCCACGATGCAGATCTCGGTCTCCGAGGAGATACAGACCGCGCCGTGGCAGGTGGTCTTCAGCTACCGCACCGCCTCCGGGGAGCAGCGGCAGGGCCGCAGCGAGGTCTTCTCCCCGAAGGAGCGCTTCGCCTACACGCTCGACCTGTCCGAACCGGGCGCGCGGCTCGAACAGGTCGAGGTGCAGCGTTACACGGCCGTCCTCGTGGACGACCTGGAGAGCAGGCAGTTCGTGATCGGCGGGACCTGGGTGCTGAAGGGTGATCGCCCCGATCCCGACAAGAGCTGAAGCGCACTTCCTCCCGCGGGGAGGTCGTCCCGGCTCACCTCACCCCGGCTCGCGGAGCGAGCGGCGCTTCCGGGTTTCCGGAGCGAGGTCGTGCGGAGGGGACCGCTTCAGGAACCGCCCGGGTCCAGCTCGCGCGCGACGGCGCGCACCACGCCGCCCACCCGCTTGGCCACCTTCTTGTCCGGGTAGCGTCCCTTGTTCAGCTCGGGAAGCACGCTGGACTCGAGCAGCTTGATCATGTCGTCGACCATGCCGTGCAGCTCGTCGGCAGGGCGCCGACGAGCTTCCACCACCGAGGGCGGTGGGTCCAGCAACTGGACACGCAGCGCCTGTGGACCGCGACGTCCCTGGGCCATGTCGAAATCGACACGCTGCCCCGTTTTGAGCGCATCAACCCCGGACGGCAGCGCGGAGGCCCGCACGTACACGTCCTCCCCACCGTCCTGGGTCACGAAGCCGAAGCCCTTGTTCGCGTCGTACCACTTGACCCTGCCGGTCGGCACAGTCCTCACCGTTCCCTGTCAGATACGTGTTCCCGCCCGCCCTCCGAAGGAGGTGCGGCCGGCGGGAAACGCTGTCGCCTACGTTCGGTTGTTGCCAATGCGCGCCGACGCCGATCGGAGCTGTCCCGGCACGACGAACGCGCCCCGGAAACGCCTACCTGCCTCGCAGGCACTGCGAGCCTGTTGCGGTAATTGCGTTCCAGGACGCGTCACCTCAAGCGTACCCGCCCGGGGAAGTGCGACAACGTCTCAGGCGGGGCCGCTCCCGCCGCGGGAGCTCGCCCGAAGTCGCAGCGACCTCAGACACGGCGGCACGGACGCGGATCGTCGCACCGCATAAGGTGGCCGCATGAGCACATCCACACGCAGCAGCACCATGCCGGTGGCCGTGGGCACGTTCTGCGCGGGGCTGGTCGTCATCCTGGTCATATTCGGCATGTCGGCGTTCGGGCACCGGGACCTGCCGTGGTGGCTCAACGCCATGACGATGCTGTGCCCACTGGGTCTGGCCGTCGGTCTCGTCTCGGCCCTGGCCCGCGCCCGCCACGGGAGCTCCTCGAGGCGGAACTGACCCGCACCGGCAAGCTCGGTGTTGTCTTCCTCACAGCGGGTGAAGGCGCAGGCTGTGGACAACTCACAGTTGTAGGCAAAATTGGCCACCCCCAGGCCCAGCGGGGTCCTGCCGGAGCTCGCGATTCCTGCCGGAGCTCGGGGGTGGGCCTTTTCGGTCGCGTTCTCAGCGGCGGGTGTAGAGGAGGCCGAGGGAGTCGAGCTCGTCGCCTTCCCGACCGTGGAAGCCGGCCAGCTGCCACCCCTCGGGGGTGGTTCGGGTGAGGCAGTCCCCGGTGTCGGTGCCGCCCGCGATGCCGCGGCCGGTGTTGGTGGTCAGGCGGGCGTAGAAGACCCGCGTGTGGCCGTCCTTCTCGCCCCGGCAGAGGCGGACCGAGTCGACGTACTCGTCCTCGGCCAGGGCGAGGGTCCGCGCGGTGCCGCCCGCTCCGCCGTGGCCGAGTTCGGTGCCGTCGTCGAGCGTGGCACCGACCCGGTCGACCCGCTCCCCCGCGGCCAGCGACACCGAGGTGGGCCGCGTTCCAGGGGTGAGCGCCTCGACGTCGGTGAACGGCGTGCCGTGCGGGCCGCCGAGGACGTCACTGGCCCGGAAGTCCGGATTGCGTGTCCAGGTGAAGTCGGCGGCGATCGGGAAGTGGTCCGACAACTTCCTGCCGTCGTCGGTGCGGAACTCGTCGTCCAGGTTCCGATAGCTGGTCGCGTCGAGCGAGAGCAGCTCGCTGCCGCGGTAGAGGATCTTGTCGACGACCTCGCAGGACGTTCCGGGGTTCTGCTCGGGGCACAGCAGCGCGTCGCTGCCCGGAGCGGGCGCGGTTCCACCGCGCGCCCGCTGCACCCACGCGTCGGTGAGCCCGTTGTCCGACGCGAAGTCGGCGATGTCGTCGCCCTCGCGGGTGTAGCGGGTGTTGGTATCGCCCATGACCAGCACCGCGTTTCCCTGCGAGTGGCTTTGCAGGTACGTCGACAGCTGCTCGAGGTTGGCGCGGCGCGCTTCCAGGTCTCCGTCGGTGACCCCGGCATCGGCGTGCAGGTTGTAGACGTCGAGGTAGACGCCCTCAGCGAGACGCACCCGGCGGAAGGTGAACCCCTTGGGCGTGAGGCAGTCACCGGATCCGATCCAGCAGTCGTCCCAGGTGACCCTGTCCAACTCGCTGTAGGGCCGGTTGGACATGCTGTTCAGTCCACTTCCGATCCCGGCTCCGCCGGTGGTGGAGGTCCGGTGTGGATGGTTGTCCCCGGAGTACAGGGCCGCGTGGTAGTTGAAGTCCTCCTGGACGTTGATCAGGTCGTAGGAGTTCAGCCGTTCGCCGATGGCGGTGGTTGCGGTCTCGCGGTCCACCTCTCCGCTGGAGAGGCCGTCGGGCAGGCCCGCGATGTTGTAGGTGACCGCGGTGAAGCTGCCGGATTCCGGCGATTCGGCGGCAGCGGGAGTGGATGCCGGGACGGTGACGACGGCCGCGGTGGCCGCGAGAGCGGCGATCCCCGCCACAAGGGGTCTAAGCATTGTGGACACCTGGCTCCGTTCGGTGCGGCAGCAGCAACTCTCGTGACCTGGTCAGTTGTCGCACGCGTTGGTTGACCTGCGGGTGAACTCGAAGCGATGGTCGGGATACCGTTTTCCAGCCTCTCCCCGAAGTTGTGACACCGTGCTCTCGGATTCCGCACGAGGCCATGCCGCGTTTACCGCGCGGTCGACGAACGGGACGAGCCTTTTCGACCATGTCCAGTTTTCCCGTTGATCGCCGCAACTTCCTGCGCGGTGCCGCCGTCGCCGCGGCCACGCCAGCCGTCTGGGCGTTATCGCCGACCGGCACGGGCACGGCCTCCGGAGCGACCTCCGGCTCCGGCTTCGCACCGTTCATCGACGCGTACCGGACCAACAGCACCGACAACCTCACCCCCGAGTCCAACGCCGCCGTCCGCGCCCTGTCGGGGATGAGCGAGCTCTGGCGCACCGACACGGAGTGGGACAACGGCACCGTCCTGGCTCCGAAGGTGCTGCGCGAGAACATCCGCTACAGCGAGCGGGTCACCCGGCAGCGCACCGAGGAGGAGGCCAAGCAGGCCTTCATCGCCGACCGCCGCCACAAGAGCTACTCGATGATCGCGGGTCTGGGCCCGCTGGCCGAGGCCTACCGCGAAGGTGCGAAGGCGGTCACCTCGATCGTCACCGCCCCCGAGGGCACCCCGTCCGGCGAGATCTCCGACTCGCTGCCCGAGGACGCCCCGCCGGGTTCGGCGCTCGGTGCCGGCTCGGAGAGCTCCGAGCTCGGACCGGTGGCGCGGCTGGTCCACACGGTGCGCGGGCCGCACTCCTCGAGCAACCCGTCCAAGTACGCCTTCGACTACCCGCGCCCCTGGCGGCTCAACGCCCGCAGCCAGGTGGTCGACACGGGCCGGGTCGACGAGTTCGGCTTCCCCGTCTACGACTCGAAGGTCGTCGTCGCGCCGCAGCTGCTGCGCCAGCGCGGTAGGAACCCCGCCGAGGACGGCGGATACCCCAGCGGCCACACCAACGCCGGGTGGCTGGCCGCGCTCGGACTGGCCTACGCGGTCCCCGAGCGCTACCAGGAGCTGGTGGTCGCCGCCACCGACCTCGGGCACACCCGGATCGTGGCGGGCATGCACTCGCCGGTCGGCGTCGTCGGCGGGCGCATCCTGGGCACCGCGCTGGCAGCCGGGATCCTCGCCGACCCGGTCAACGCCGAGATCAAGGCGGCGGCGCGCGAGCGGGCCGTCGAGTACTTCACCGCCGTGACCGGCAACGACGACCTCTACGAAGCGGCGCACTCCGGTGAAGACCCCTACGGCGACCGCGAGGCCAACCGGCAGCGGACCATTCCGCGGCTGACCTACCTGTCGCCGATCGACCGGCACGCCCACAGCCCCCTGCGCGCGCCCGAGGGCGCCGAGGTGCTGCTCGAGACCAGGTTCCCGTACCTGCCCGCCGAGGCACGACGCGCGGTGCTCGAGTCCACCGCGCTTCCGGCCGGCTACCCGCTGCTCGACGGCCCGGAGCAGTGGGGGCGGCTCGACCTGTTCACCGCCGCCGACGGATTCGGCGAGTTCGCACGAACGGTGCGGGTGAGCATGGACGCGGCCCGCGGCGGCTTCCACGCGCACGACACGTGGCGCAACGACATCGGCGGCCGTGGCGGCCTGATCAAGTCCGGCAGCGGCACTCTGGTGCTGCGCGGCGACAACTCCTACCGCGGCGGAACCCGCGTCGAGGGCGGCAAGCTGGTCGCGGCCTCCAAGTCGGGACTGGGCAGGGGTGATCTCGTCCTGGCCCGGGGAACGGGACTGGGGACGGTGCTGGGCACTCCCGTCTCCGTCGACGGCACGGCCCGGATCGAGGACGGAACCACGCTCGACGTCACCACCGACGAGGGACGTTTCGGTGGGCACCACACGGTGCTGCGGGCGCGGCACCTCACCGGGCGGTTCGCCGAGGTCCGTCTCAACGGGCGGCGCGTGGACGCAGTGCACTCCGAGCACGCGGTCACGATCCGACTCTGAGCGACTCTGAGCCGTGCCCGGCGGCGCGCCGGTTCGCCCCCCGGCCCGGCTGAGGCCGGGGCGGGGCGCGGGCACGGGGCACCGTCGGGCTCGCCGGGATCCTGCGGACAACTCCCAGTTACAGGCAAAATTGGCTCACCCCGAGGGACGGCTCGTCACGCCTCCAGCCCGAGCATGCGCACCGCCTGCTCCCGCATCTCCACCTTGCGCACCTTGCCGGTCACCGTCATCGGGAACTCCTCGACCACGTGCACGTAGCGCGGGATCTTGTAGTGCGCCAGGCTGCCGGTGCAGAACTCCCGCAGCGCCTCGGTCGTCAGCTCCGCGGCCCCCTCGCGGAGCCGCACCCACGCCATCAGCTCCTCGCCGTAGCGCTCGTCGGGAACTCCGATCACCTGCGCGTCCGAGATGTCCGGGTGCGTGTACAGGAACTCCTCCACCTCGCGGGGATAGATGTTCTCCCCGCCCCGGATGATCATGTCCTTGATGCGTCCGGTGACGCTCACGTAGCCGTGCTCGTCCATCACGGCCAGATCGCCGGTGTGCATCCAGCGCGCGGAGTCGATCACCTCGGCGGTCTTGTCCGGCTCCTCCCAGTAGCCGAGCATCACCGAGTACCCCCGGGTGCACAGCTCCCCGGCCACACCGCGCGGGACGGTGAGCCCGGTGTCCGGATCCACGATCTTGACCTCCAGGTGCGGACCCACCCGCCCTACGGTCGAGACCCGCCGTTCCAACGAGTCGTCGGCCCTGGTCTGCACCGACACCGGCGAGGTCTCGGTCATCCCGTAGCAGATGGCGACCTCGGCCATGCCCATCCGCTCGATGACCTGCTTCATCACCTCGACCGGACACGGCGATCCGGCCATGATCCCCGTGCGCAGCGAACTCAGATCGTAGTCGGCGAAGTCCGGCAGCCCGAGCTCGGCGATGAACATCGTGGGCACCCCGTACAGGGAGGTGCAGCGCTCGGCCTGGACCGCGCCGAGCGCGGCCGCGGGCTCGAAGCCCTCGCCGGGAAGCACCATGGTCGCGCCGTGGCTCGTGCACGCCAGATTGCCCATGACCATTCCGAAGCAGTGGTACAGCGGCGGCACGATCGCCACGCGGTCGTCCGCGGTGTATCCGCACAGCTCACCGACGAAGAACCCGTTGTTCAGGATGTTGTGGTGCGACAGGGTCGCTCCCTTGGGAAAGCCCGTCGTGCCCGAGGTGTACTGGATGTTGACGGGATCGTCGGCGGAGAGCCCGTCCTCCACCTCGACCAGTCCTCCCCGGTCGGAGTCGGTGTCGAACAGCTCGGCCCACCGATCGCTGCCGAGGAACACGACCTGCTCCAGCTCGGCGCAACGCGGTCGGACCCGTTCGACCATGTCCACGTAGTCGGAGCTCTTGAACCGCTCGGCCGCGACCAGCATCCGGACCCCGGCCTGGTTGAGCACGTACTCCAGCTCGTGCACCCGGTAGGAGGGGTTGATGTTGACCAGGATGGCACCGATCCGGGCGGTGGCGTACTGCACGAGCACCCACTCCGCCCTGTTCGGCGCCCAGATGCCGACCCGGTCGCCCTTGGCGATGCCCGCCGCCAGCAGCCCCAGCGCGAGGGAATCGACGTCGGCCACGAACTCCCGGTAGGTCCAGCGCCGTCCCGTGGCGAACTCGACCAGCGCGTCCCGCTCCGGGAAGCGTTCGGCCGTGCGCAGCAGGTTGGCTCCGATCGTGTCGCCGAGCAGCGCGACGTCCGAGGTTCCGGAAGCATAGCTGCGCTGCGCGGGCGCCCCCGTCGATTCGCCGTGTCCGGTCTCCGGCACCGTTACCTCCCGATCGAGCCACGCCGTTGTGTTCGAAACCACATGATTGCTCAGACGAACGGAGCAGTCGAGCCCGGGGACGAATCCCGCTCGCATCGGGCGGTGGAGGCCGCAGACCGGACCACGGCCGCCCTACTAGCATCGTGATCGTGGATGCCTACGTCGTCGACGCCTTCACCGACCAGCCGTTCGCGGGCAACCCGGCCGGGGTGGTCCTGCTGGACGAACCGGCCGACAGCACGTGGATGCAGCACGTGGCCGCCGAGTTCAACCACTCGGAAACCGCGTTCGTGGTCGTGGGAGGCCCCGCGGACGAGGCCAAACCGCTGCGCTGGTTCACCCCCACCACCGAGGTCGACCTCTGCGGACACGCGACGCTGGCCACCGCGCACGTGCTCGGCGGTGAGCAGCGGTTCGACACCCGCAGCGGCGAGCTCGGCTGCTCGGTGCGCGACGACGGGATGATCGAGCTGGACTTCCCCGCCCAACCGTGCTCGGCGAGCGAGGAGACCGAGGTGCTGCCCGCGCTGGGCCAACGGGCCGAGGAGCACGTCGATCACCTCGCGCGCAGCGAGTTCGACCTGATCGTCCAGCTCTCCGACGCCTCGCTGGTGCGTCAGCTGCGCCCGGACATGTCCGCGCTGGCCGATGTGCCCGGACGCGGGATCACCGTGACGGCGCGGGGCGACCGTGACGGCGTCGACGTCGTCAGCAGGTTCTTCGCCCCGGCGGTCGGCGTGCCGGAGGACCCGGTCACCGGCTCCGCGCACTGCGCGCTCGCCCCCTGGTGGGCCGACCGGATCGGCCGCACCGAGCTGTTCGCCGAGCAGGCCTCCCCGCGCGGGGGCTTCGTGCGGATGAGCCTGCGCGGGGACCGGGTGGCGCTGGCAGGCCACGCCGTCACGGTGCTCGGCGGAGAGCTGTCCGCCGGAGCGGGCGCACCGCTCGCCCGGTAGCTCCCGGGCGGACCGAGCAGGTGCTCGCGGCTCGCGCTGGTTGCCGGGCAAGCGATCACTCGCGCTGCGGCCACTCGTGCTGCGACCAGCCGCTTCGCGACCACTCGAGGGGGCGAACCGAGCGCTGCGCTCCCCCGGCGATCGATCTGGGGGAATTTCCCCGATTCGTTCCGCCTCGCCCACTGGCAGTGTGGTGTCATGCGACTGTTGTTCAACATCGTCTGGCTGGTGCTCAGCGGACTCTGGATGGCGATCGGCTACGCCTTCGCCGGGATCCTGCTGTGCGTGACGATCATCGGCATCCCCTTCGGGATCGCCTCGTTCCGCATGGCGAACTTCGCGCTGTGGCCGTTCGGACGGCAACTGCTCGAGGAGAACGGGGCGGGGGTGTTCTCGACCATCGGGAACGTGCTCTGGGTAGTCCTCGCGGGCTGGTGGCTGGCCATCGGTCACATCGTGACGGGGGTCGCCATGTGCGTGACGATCATCGGCATCCCCCTCGGGCTCGCCAGCTTCAAACTCGTCCCCGTCTCGCTGTTCCCGCTCGGCAAGCGCATCGTCGACACCGACGACGCGCACGCCCTGCTCCCACGCCCCTGACCCGAGCGCACGCACCCGGCCCCGCAGGACGCGGGCCGGAACGGGCCTCCGCGGGGGACATTTCGACCCGCGGGCACGAGCGGACGGGAGGTGCCGCCGACCGAAGCACCCACGCCCCTCCGGGGACGGCGCACCGATCAGTCGAACGGGTTCGCGACCCGGCCGACCAGGTCCGCCACGGAGTTGATGACCCGCGTGGGGCGGTAGGGGAACAGCTCGGCCGTGTGCTGCCCGGAGATCCCCGACAGCACCAGGATCGTCTGCAGGCCGGACTCCAGCCCCGAACGCACGTCGGTGTCCATCCTGTCCCCGATCATCAGCGTGTTCTCGGAGTGCGCCCTGATCTCGCGCAGGGCCGAGCGCATCATCAGCGGATTCGGCTTGCCCACGTAGTACGGCTCGCTGCCGGTCACCCGCTCGATCAGCGCCGCGACAGCTCCCGTGGCCGGCAGCGTCCCCTCTCGGCTGGGGCCCTTCTCGTCCGGGTTGGTGGCGATGAAGCGCGCGCCGCTCTCCACCAGCCGGATGGCCTTGGTGATCGCCTCGAAGCTGTAGCTGCGGGTCTCGCCCAGAACCACGTAGTCCGGTTCGCGGTCGGTGAGCACGTAGCCGATGTTGTGCAGCGCCGTGGTCAGCCCGGACTCGCCCACCACGAAGGCAGAGCCCCCGGGGCGCTGCTGGTCCAGGAACTGCGCCGTGGCCAGCGCGGAGGTCCAGATGGACGACTCCGGCACGTCCAGACCACTCCGCAACAGCCGTGCCCGCAGGTCACGCCTGGTGTACACCGAGTTGTTGGTGAACACCATGAACGGCAGTCCGTTCTCGTGCAGATCGTTCAGGAAGGCGTCGGCACCGGGAACCATGTGCTCCTCGTGCACCAGCACGCCGTCCATGTCCATCAGATAAGTCCAGGGAGATACCTCAGTCACGCCCTCGATCATCCATCCGACACCGGGTGTACGGCCACCTCGGTCGCCTTGACCGCGAAAAAAACCTCCTCACCCGTGCCCAGACCGAGCTCCGCCACGGCGGAGGGGGTCACGTCGGCAGCGAGCGCGGCACCGGATCCGGGCGGGCCGTGCTCGCCGCGCAGTCTGATCGCGTCCCCGCGGGGTTCGACGCCCACCAGCCGGACCGCGAGCACGTTGCGCGGGCTGCCCTCCGGTCTGGCGCGGTGCACGGCCACCGCCGCCGGGGAGAAGGTCGCGGCGGCGGGAGCACCGGGTTCGACCCTCTCGACCACGTGACCGCGCAACTCGCCCCCGGCCAGCTCCACTCCCCGCTCGGTCGCCCTGCCCGCGAGCAGGTTCAGCCCGGCGATCCGCGCGGTGTAGGCGGTCCTCGGCCTGGAGAGCACGTCGCCGGTGCGCCCGCGTTCCACCACACCGCCCTCGTCCAGCACCACCACCCGGTCAGCCAGCACCACCGCGTCCAGCACGTCGTGGGTGACCAGCACGCAGGGAGCGCGCTGGGCGGCCAGCGTCCGGTGCAGCAGACCGCGCATCGCCGGGGCGGCGTCGACGTCCAGGGCGGACAGGGGTTCGTCCAGCAGCAGCA contains:
- a CDS encoding ABC transporter ATP-binding protein; translated protein: MFTLDVDLRVPAGEVLAVLGPNGSGKSTLLSALTGSVLVERGRVRLRDRTWLDTGRGVDLPTHRRSVGLLAQRAMLFPHLSALDNVAFGPRAAGTRKSGARGIARDWLERLGLGELAGRAPARLSGGQAQRVALARALAAEPDVLLLDEPLSALDVDAAPAMRGLLHRTLAAQRAPCVLVTHDVLDAVVLADRVVVLDEGGVVERGRTGDVLSRPRTAYTARIAGLNLLAGRATERGVELAGGELRGHVVERVEPGAPAAATFSPAAVAVHRARPEGSPRNVLAVRLVGVEPRGDAIRLRGEHGPPGSGAALAADVTPSAVAELGLGTGEEVFFAVKATEVAVHPVSDG